Below is a window of Deltaproteobacteria bacterium HGW-Deltaproteobacteria-6 DNA.
ATCATTGATAATATCCGTCAGCGACAGCTTTTCCAGATCAATCTCCAGCAGCTCTTTTTTATCCAGGCGTGAAACAAGGTGGTGAAAAGCTTCAATCAATTCAAAAATACTCACTTCAATCAGTTCATCTTCATCCGCTGCCTTTTTTGTTTCCTCAGGCAGGGCAGCCGACCGTTTAAACACGTCCCGTTCCAGGAGCGGTCGATGTGACAACTCCGTGGCGGCTTCCTTGAACGTCTGGTATTCCAGCAGCTGGCGGACCAGTTCGGCGCGCGGATCGTCTTCCAGATCTTCTGCGGTTGGTTCTTCCGGCACAGGCAACAAGAGGCGGGATTTGATATGAATCAGGGTGGAAGCCATGACCAGATATTCACCCGCCAGGTCCAGATTCAGCGATTTAATAATGTTCAGATATTCAAGATACTGCTGGGTGATCAAAGCGACCGGAATATTATAAATATCGATTTCATTTTTTTTGATCAGATACAACAGCAGATCCAGCGGACCCTCAAAAATATCCAGTTTGATTGCGTAATCTGTTGTCTGTTCTTCGGTCATATAATATCTTTAAATTTTGATGGCTTCACGAACTTCTGCCATGGTCTCGCGGGCTATTTGGGTTGCCCGGTTGTTGCCGTCCGCGATGATGTCATGAATTTCCTGTAAATGGTTCAGATAATAATCCATGCGTTCATGAACAGGCGCCAGTGCCTCTTCGATGCGCGCCGCCAGCTTTTTTTTGCAGTCGATACAGCCGATATCGGCAACGCGGCAGGCTTTATTGATTTCAGACACGGTTTCTCCGGAAGAGTATAATCCATGAAAAGTGAAGACATTGCAGATATCGGGGTTGCCCGGATCTTTTTTTCTCATCCGCTGCGGATCGGTAAACATGGAGGCGATCTTCTGGGAAAGCTCTTTGCCCCGGTCGGACATATAAATGGAATTATCGTAGGATTTGCTCATTTTCCGGCCGTCGATGCCCAGCAATTTCGGTACACTGGTCAGGAGCGGTTCCGGAACGGGGAAAACTTCTTTTTGATAGATGAAATTAAACCGTCTGGCGATTTCGCGGGTTAATTCAACATGCGGCAACTGGTCAACACCGACCGGCACGCCGTAGGCTTTGTACATGATAATATCGGCTGCCTGCAGGACCGGATAGCCCAGGAAACCGAAGGTGGATAAGTCTTTGGAGGTCAGCTCCGCCTGCATTTCTTTATACGTGGGGTTGCGCTGCAGCCAGGCCAGCGGTGTAATCATGGAAAGCAGTAAAAACAATTCGGCGTGTTCCTTCACCGCCGATTGAACAAACAGCGTACTTTTAGCCGGGTCAAGACCGGCGGCCAGCCAGTCAATGACCATGTTCACGCCATTATCTTTGATCGATTCCGTGGACGCGTATTCACTGGTGATCGCATGCCAGTCCGCCACGAAGTAAAAGCAATCATAGTTACCGCTGTTCTGCAGTTCAACCCAGTTTCCCAAAGCCCCGTGTAAATTTCCCAAATGCAGACGGCCGGTGGGGCGCATCCCGCTGAGAATCCTTTTGAGTGCCAAAACAAAAACTCCTTACAATTTGATGGATGGATAAATACACTAAGGCCTCCGATTGTCAAATAAATAATGCGGAGGCCCTAGTTGAGATAAAAGCTTAAAAAATAACTATTTCACTTTGTCGGCCAGAGTCTTGCCAGCCTTGAATTTCACGACTTTCTTTGCGGCGATTTTGATCGCTTTGCCGGTTTGAGGATTTCTGCCCGTTCTTGCTTTTCTTTTGACGACGGAGAACGTTCCAAATCCCACCAGACCCAGTTTGCCAGCCTTTTTAAGTTCTTTGGTGACTGCTCCGATGTAGGCTTCCAGCGCAACTCCTGCTGCTGCTTTGGTAATGCCTGCTTCATCCGCCATAACTCCGATCAATTCTGCTTTCGTCATTCTCTTGCCCCTCCCTTTTGTGAAATTAGATGTTTATTTGATAACATTACGACCTGCAACGGCCATGATCCAGTTCCAATTTTATAACCTTGTATCTGGTTTTTCTTACAACCGTCACGGACCTGATTTTCAGAACCAGCGCCCGATACATCAATTCAATTTATTGGATCCTGCTTGTTTACTCGTTTGACGAAGCGACCAGTGCT
It encodes the following:
- a CDS encoding segregation/condensation protein A: MTEEQTTDYAIKLDIFEGPLDLLLYLIKKNEIDIYNIPVALITQQYLEYLNIIKSLNLDLAGEYLVMASTLIHIKSRLLLPVPEEPTAEDLEDDPRAELVRQLLEYQTFKEAATELSHRPLLERDVFKRSAALPEETKKAADEDELIEVSIFELIEAFHHLVSRLDKKELLEIDLEKLSLTDIINDVMERLTLEKNLTFEELLGERKDRRRVVYTFLAVLELIKLKMIKAYQTAAFGVIRIFPAVES
- the trpS gene encoding tryptophan--tRNA ligase; this translates as MALKRILSGMRPTGRLHLGNLHGALGNWVELQNSGNYDCFYFVADWHAITSEYASTESIKDNGVNMVIDWLAAGLDPAKSTLFVQSAVKEHAELFLLLSMITPLAWLQRNPTYKEMQAELTSKDLSTFGFLGYPVLQAADIIMYKAYGVPVGVDQLPHVELTREIARRFNFIYQKEVFPVPEPLLTSVPKLLGIDGRKMSKSYDNSIYMSDRGKELSQKIASMFTDPQRMRKKDPGNPDICNVFTFHGLYSSGETVSEINKACRVADIGCIDCKKKLAARIEEALAPVHERMDYYLNHLQEIHDIIADGNNRATQIARETMAEVREAIKI
- a CDS encoding DNA-binding protein, whose protein sequence is MTKAELIGVMADEAGITKAAAGVALEAYIGAVTKELKKAGKLGLVGFGTFSVVKRKARTGRNPQTGKAIKIAAKKVVKFKAGKTLADKVK